Proteins encoded within one genomic window of Rhododendron vialii isolate Sample 1 chromosome 1a, ASM3025357v1:
- the LOC131334237 gene encoding serine/threonine-protein kinase Nek2, whose translation MEKYEVLEQIGKGSFGSALLVKHKHEKKKYVLKKIRLARQTDRTRRSAHLEMELISRVQNPYIVEYKDSWVEKGCYVCIVIGYCEGGDMAEAIKRANGVHFPEEKLSKWLVQLLMALDYLHTNHVLHRDVKCSNIFLTKDQDIRLGDFGLAKMLTSDDLASSVVGTPSYMCPELLADIPYGSKSDIWSLGCCLYEMAAHRPAFKAFDMQALINKINKSIVAPLPTMYSGAFRGLVKCMLRKNPEFRPSAADLLRHPHLQSHILKINLKVNNPRRNTFPMQWSNSDYVKKARFVEPEAVTVLTDTEKRSSYNNDRALNPSISGTELDSPCSSQRAWHFPAFLNKKSSEFSVGSINEDGDGDKSTATKLPSAAKTPRLTLAKTSSTPRRLSVPSKYRDSLPESRTPAIKLLQYTRRVSLPLSTKPYKPNVSLLSRIESPDISVNSPRIDRVVEFPLASAENHPLFPIRRTSLTSAQCSSPSFPTRRTSSTSAQCSSASPSSGDRSITKDKCTVQVLGRTLAKPHITPSGHRAPRNGSDCSEQNPATVVSSRSSFDSRQRRFDTSSYQQRAEALEGLLEFSARLLQQERFDELGVLLKPFGPEKVSPRETAIWLTKSFKETAV comes from the exons ATGGAGAAGTATGAAGTACTAGAGCAGATTGGGAAAGGTTCCTTCGGTTCTGCACTCCTCGTGAAGCATAAGCATGAAAAGAAGAA GTATGTCCTGAAGAAAATTCGCCTCGCTCGCCAGACTGATAGAACTCGCAGATCTGCCCACTTGGAG ATGGAGCTTATTTCCAGAGTGCAAAATCCGTACATTGTGGAGTACAAAGATTCCTGGGTAGAAAAG GGATGCTATGTCTGCATTGTTATAGGGTACTGTGAAGGTGGAGACAT GGCGGAAGCTATTAAAAGGGCCAATGGTGTTCATTTTCCTGAAGAG AAACTGTCTAAGTGGCTAGTTCAACTCCTGATGGCCCTGGATTACTTGCATACCAATCATGTTCTTCATCGCGATGTCAAG TGTTCAAACATATTTCTCACAAAAGATCAAGACATACGTCTAG GCGATTTTGGTCTTGCTAAGATGTTGACTTCGGATGATCTTGCTTCCTCT GTGGTAGGAACTCCCAGTTATATGTGTCCTGAACTTCTCGCTGATATACCTTATGGTTCAAAGTCAGATATCTGGTCTTTGG GATGCTGCTTATATGAGATGGCTGCCCACAGGCCTGCGTTTAAAGCTTTT GATATGCAAGCTCTGataaacaagataaataaatccATTGTGGCTCCACTTCCGACCATGTATTCCGGTGCATT CCGAGGGCTTGTTAAATGCATGCTGCGGAAGAATCCAGAATTTAGACCAAGT GCTGCGGATTTGCTCAGGCATCCACATCTTCAGTCACATATTCTGAAGATCAATCTCAAAGTTAACAACCCAAGACGGAATACTTTTCCAATGCAATGGTCTAATTCCGACTATGTCAAGAAGGCGAGATTTGTTGAGCCTGAGGCTGTTACCGTGCTTACTGACACAGAGAAACGGAGTTCGTATAATAATGACAGGGCCTTGAATCCTAGTATATCTGGAACTGAACTAGACTCTCCATGTTCTTCTCAGAGAGCGTGGCATTTTCCAgcttttttgaataaaaagtccTCAGAATTCTCCGTTGGCAGTATCAATGAAGATGGGGATGGTGATAAATCAACAGCCACGAAGCTTCCAAGTGCTGCCAAGACTCCAAGATTGACTCTGGCAAAAACTTCGTCCACTCCAAGGAGACTATCAGTTCCTTCAAAATACCGCGATTCG CTTCCTGAATCGCGTACTCCAGCAATCAAACTGTTGCAATACACGCGTAGAGTATCTCTTCCATTGTCAACTAAACCTTACAAGCCCAATGTCAGTCTGCTGAGCAGAATAGAATCTCCAGACATCTCAGTCAATTCCCCGCGAATCGATAGGGTGGTTGAGTTCCCGTTAGCCTCTGCCGAAAACCACCCCTTGTTTCCCATCCGAAGAACTTCATTGACATCCGCTCAGTGCTCCAGCCCCTCGTTTCCCacccgtagaacttcttcaacgTCGGCTCAGTGCTCCAGCGCCTCACCATCCAGTGGGGACCGCTCAATCACAAAGGACAAGTGTACAGTCCAGGTTCTTGGCAGGACACTTGCCAAGCCCCACATTACTCCTTCTGGTCACCGAGCTCCACGAAATGGAAGCGATTGCTCGGAGCAGAATCCTGCGACCGTTGTTTCAAGCCGGTCATCATTCGATTCCCGACAGCGTCGGTTCGACACCTCGTCGTACCAACAGCGTGCGGAGGCGTTGGAAGGGTTGCTCGAGTTCAGCGCGCGGCTGTTGCAACAAGAGAGGTTTGATGAGCTGGGAGTGTTGCTGAAGCCGTTCGGGCCGGAGAAGGTTTCTCCCAGAGAAACTGCTATATGGCTGACTAAGAGCTTCAAGGAAACGGCCGTATAG
- the LOC131297990 gene encoding protein NETWORKED 1D, with protein MASFKHPESRRMYSWWWDSHISPKNSKWLQENLTDMDAKVKAMIKLIEEDADSFARRAEMYYKKRPELMKLVEEFYRAYRALAERYDNATGVLRQAHRTMAEVFPNQGPFDDSETDPRTPDMPPPMHAFFDPDDLHKDASGLTPSPFHALKKNGAFTDESDSVRNRKGLKQFNDIFGSGRVRKGLNFHEAEETMTQNRDFSESVPVGKCEKEIQALKETLAKLEAEKDAGLAHYQQSLEKLSELESNISRAHEDSKALNERANIAEGEVQTLKEALAKLEAEKEASLAQYQQCLERIANLENILSHAKEDAGELKERALKAENEAQALKQDLDQQKQSLETISSLENKLLLADEDAKRLCERANKAEMEVETIKQALVKLTEEKESAAIQYQKCLETISSLESKIIFAQEEAKRLNGEIESGVAKLKGAEEQCALLERSNQSLHSELESLVVKVNGQSEELMEKQKELGRLWACLQEERLRFVEAETAFQTLQHLHCQTQEDLRTLAAELQNGALLLRDAETHNCSLKDETMKLKEENKSLNEINLSSTMSIKDMQNEIFGLRDTQGKLQEEVELRVDQRNALQQEIYCLKEELKELNWNHQATMDQVKAVGFSTENFESSVKELQGENASLKEKWEIERSEKVALLEKLEVMEQLIEKNALLEKSLSDACAELEMAKSKIIALEESLQSLLEEKSNLVSEKATVMTQLQMTTGNLGKLSDENTFLGNSLSDAQDELEGLKIRSKSVEDSCQLLENEKSGLIHEKVTLVSQVEMTRLRLEDLDKRYRELEEKYSALEEEKESKLREIEELRVSLDLEKQENLSFAQMSETQLAFMTNQICLLQEEGHSRRRDFEEELDKSMKYQLEIFILQRCVRDLEQKSQSLSIEFQKLLEESKLSEKLISELERENLEQQVEVKSLSDQTSRFRIGMFELLRAFDIHLDHGCEDKIGKDQTYWNHMLSKLEDTKNENQQLAIEMSVLVTVLGHLKLEATTLETERNWLDKELGIKNEQLSALQFEANKLLEMNEELRLRLRERDQKEEVLTTELENLHGEFSDMHGACQNLQKENLNALEEKRTLTKELSNLEGKNRTLEGENFSIIGEILSLSTLSLIFQNVINEKSLELKEVGEDLDKLHGVNSALEANLRTIGGKLVEVENENFHLKERLKNSEDELRTVRFVSAQLNDEIASGKNLLSQKDVKLFEAECKLTAMENEKSELQKVVEDMKMEHDEVTKCFGEVQISTVLLAVLEGKVVELTEACKSLEDGTASKDAHIELLEERKSTLEGENGVLKAQLAAYAPAINSLKDCISSLENLVCLHRELQETNDEKVKDTELASHHHVEYGEQLSADQKIPDELSEFLGLQKRVKVVEKALIAIEKLVTKENISANTKLEAAMRQIEELKLKGGSNPENVKRPHEISESENGLLTKDIVLDQISECSSYGVSKRERLNAGSQKLGSWDNADSQRSDSQRFESWDAADEDGSIDLTVGKGKQEKGKKVNSEIMVEKELGVDKLEIARTFSQPRREINKTKVLERLNSDVQRLTNLQITVQDLKRKMEITEKGKKGKEGKDTVDRDTLKEQLVEAEEAIMKFFDLNGKLMKSVEDGFFSAADAKPGMDSEESGNARRRRISEQARRVSEKIGRLQLEVQKIQFVLLKLDDESEKELKAKARIAEAKRRILLRDYLYGGGRNINKKKRSAFCACVQPSTRGD; from the exons ATATGGATGCCAAAGTGAAAGCTATGATCAAACTTATTGAAGAGGATGCTGATTCCTTTGCAAGGAGGGCGGAGATGTACTACAAGAAACGTCCAGAGCTTATGAAACTGGTTGAAGAATTCTACAGAGCATATCGTGCATTGGCTGAAAGATACGATAATGCAACTGGGGTGCTTCGGCAGGCCCACAGGACTATGGCAGAAGTGTTTCCAAATCAAGGCCCGTTTGATGATTCTGAGACGGATCCCCGTACGCCTGATATGCCACCCCCAATGCATGCATTTTTTGATCCTGATGATCTCCATAAGGATGCTTCAGGACTGACTCCATCTCCTTTTCATGCTCTAAAGAAGAACGGGGCTTTCACTGATGAATCCGATTCAGTACGGAATAGAAAGGGTTTGAAACAGTTCAATGACATATTTGGGTCTGGAAGGGTGAGAAAAGGACTCAATTTTCATGAGGCAGAAGAAACAATGACCCAAAATCGAGACTTTTCTGAGTCTGTGCCGGTGGGGAAATGTGAGAAGGAAATTCAAGCATTAAAGGAAACCCTTGCCAAATTAGAAGCTGAAAAGGATGCTGGGTTAGCTCATTACCAACAGAGTTTGGAGAAATTGTCTGAGCTAGAGTCCAATATATCTCGTGCGCATGAGGATTCTAAAGCGCTTAATGAACGAGCAAACATAGCCGAAGGTGAAGTTCAAACATTGAAGGAAGCTCTTGCTAAATTAGAAGCTGAAAAAGAAGCTAGCCTCGCTCAGTACCAGCAGTGTTTAGAAAGAATTGCCAATCTGGAAAACATTCTTTCTCATGCCAAAGAAGATGCAGGGGAGCTCAAAGAGAGGGCCCTCAAAGCTGAAAACGAAGCTCAAGCCCTAAAGCAAGACCTTGACCAACAAAAACAATCTTTGGAGACGATTTCGAGTTTGGAGAACAAGTTACTGCTTGCCGACGAGGATGCTAAAAGGCTTTGTGAAAGAGCTAACAAAGCTGAAATGGAAGTAGAAACCATAAAGCAAGCTCTTGTGAAGTTGACTGAAGAGAAGGAATCTGCTGCTATTCAGTACCAGAAGTGCTTGGAGACTATTTCAAGTCTAGAGAGTAAAATCATTTTCGCTCAAGAGGAGGCAAAAAGGCTTAATGGGGAAATAGAAAGTGGGGTTGCTAAGTTGAAGGGTGCAGAAGAACAATGTGCTCTGTTGGAAAGATCGAATCAGTCTCTTCACTCCGAGTTGGAATCTTTGGTCGTGAAAGTGAATGGTCAAAGCGAAGAACTTATGGAGAAGCAGAAGGAGTTAGGAAGATTGTGGGCATGCTTGCAAGAAGAGCGATTGCGGTTTGTGGAGGCTGAAACTGCTTTCCAAACTTTACAGCATTTGCACTGTCAAACTCAGGAAGACTTGAGGACTCTGGCTGCCGAGCTCCAGAATGGGGCCCTACTCTTGAGGGATGCTGAAACTCATAATTGCAGTTTGAAGGATGAAACCATGAAGCTTAAGGAGGAGAACAAGAGCCTCAATGAGATTAACTTGTCTTCAACAATGTCGATAAAAGATATGCAAAATGAGATATTTGGCTTGAGGGATACCCAAGGGAAACTCCAAGAGGAGGTTGAGCTCCGGGTGGATCAAAGGAATGCTCTTCAACAAGAGATTTACTGTCTTAAGGAGGAATTGAAGGAGCTGAACTGGAATCACCAGGCTACGATGGACCAGGTTAAGGCAGTAGGCTTCAGCACAGAGAATTTTGAATCATCAGTTAAGGAGCTGCAGGGCGAGAATGCGAGCCTGAAGGAAAAATGGGAGATAGAAAGAAGTGAGAAAGTAGCCCTTTTGGAGAAGTTGGAAGTCATGGAACAGCTTATTGAGAAAAATGCCCTTTTGGAGAAGTCACTTTCAGATGCTTGTGCTGAGTTAGAAATGGCTAAAAGCAAGATAATTGCACTGGAAGAGTCCTTGCAATCTCTTCTGGAAGAAAAATCTAATCTTGTTTCTGAGAAGGCAACTGTAATGACTCAGTTACAGATGACAACTGGGAATTTGGGGAAACTCTCTGATGAAAACACCTTTCTGGGGAATTCCCTTTCGGATGCACAAGATGAACTTGAAGGGTTGAAGATAAGATCAAAAAGCGTGGAAGATTCATGCCAGTTGCTTGAAAATGAGAAGTCTGGTCTTATTCATGAGAAGGTTACCTTAGTTTCTCAGGTGGAAATGACTCGGCTAAGATTAGAAGACCTTGACAAAAGATATAGAGAATTAGAAGAAAAATACTCAGCTCtggaggaagagaaagagtCCAAACTTCGTGAAATAGAAGAACTACGTGTTTCCTTGGATTTGGAAAAGcaagaaaatttgagttttgccCAAATGAGTGAGACACAGTTGGCTTTTATGACAAACCAGATATGTCTCTTACAAGAAGAAGGTCACAGCAGGAGGAGAGATTTCGAAGAAGAGCTAGATAAATCCATGAAATACCAGCTTGAGATTTTCATTTTGCAGAGATGCGTACGTGATCTGGAACAAAAGAGCCAGTCTCTGTCAATTGAGTTTCAGAAGCTCCTGGAGGAATCCAAATTGTCAGAAAAGCTGATCTCTGAATTAGAGCGTGAGAATCTTGAGCAACAGGTGGAAGTGAAATCCTTGTCTGATCAAACCAGTAGATTTAGGATTGGGATGTTTGAGCTGTTGAGAGCTTTCGACATTCATCTAGATCATGGGTGTGAAGATAAGATTGGGAAGGACCAAACTTATTGGAACCACATGCTAAGCAAACTTGAAGATACAAAGAATGAAAATCAACAGCTGGCGATTGAGATGTCGGTTCTTGTAACGGTGCTTGGGCATCTAAAATTGGAAGCAACAACCCTTGAAACGGAAAGAAACTGGCTTGATAAGGAACTTGGAATCAAGAATGAACAGTTGTCTGCATTGCAGTTTGAGGCAAACAAGCTTCTTGAAATGAATGAAGAACTTCGATTAAGACTGAGGGAGAGGGACCAAAAAGAGGAAGTACTAACAACTGAGCTAGAGAATCTTCATGGGGAGTTCTCAGATATGCATGGGGCTTGCCAGAATTTACAGAAGGAGAACTTAAATGCACTTGAAGAAAAGAGAACCTTGACAAAGGAACTCTCGAACTTGGAGGGGAAAAATCGTACTCTTGAAGGGGAAAATTTTTCTATCATTGGTGAGATATTGTCTCTGAGCACCCTCTCTTTGATTTTCCAGAATGTTATTAATGAGAAATCTCTTGAACTGAAAGAGGTTGGTGAAGATCTAGACAAACTTCATGGTGTCAATAGTGCCCTTGAGGCCAATCTGAGAACAATAGGAGGAAAATTGGTAGAggtggaaaatgaaaattttcatctGAAGGAGCGGTTGAAGAACTCGGAGGATGAGTTGAGAACAGTTAGATTTGTCAGTGCTCAGTTGAATGATGAAATTGCAAGTGGCAAGAATCTGTTGAGTCAAAAGGATGTCAAACTTTTCGAAGCAGAATGCAAGCTTACTGCCATGGAAAACGAGAAATCTGAGTTGCAAAAAGTAGTGGAGGATATGAAAATGGAACATGATGAGGTCACAAAGTGTTTTGGTGAAGTGCAGATCTCCACTGTCTTGCTGGCTGTGTTAGAAGGAAAGGTTGTTGAGCTCACTGAAGCATGCAAAAGCCTTGAAGATGGAACTGCTTCCAAAGATGCGCACATAGAACTGCTTGAAGAAAGAAAGAGCACTTTGGAAGGTGAAAATGGAGTGCTTAAAGCTCAGTTGGCTGCATATGCCCCTGCCATCAATTCTTTGAAGGATTGCATATCTTCCCTGGAGAACCTTGTCTGTTTGCATAGAGAGCTTCAGGAGACCAACGACGAGAAAGTTAAG GATACTGAATTGGCGAGCCATCATCATGTTGAATACGGTGAACAATTGAGTGCAGATCAAAAGATTCCAGATGAATTGTCAGAGTTTCTGGGTTTGCAAAAAAGGGTCAAAGTTGTTGAGAAAGCACTGATTGCAATAGAAAAGCTCGTGACAAAGGAAAACATCAGCGCTAATACCAAGCTAGAGGCTGCAATGAGACAGATTGAAGAGTTAAAATTGAAAGGTGGCTCAAACCCAGAAAATGTCAAGCGACCACATGAGATCTCTGAATCGGAGAATGGACTTCTGACAAAGGACATTGTACTCGATCAGATATCCGAATGTTCATCCTATGGGGTaagcaagagagagaggctCAATGCTGGTAGTCAGAAGCTTGGGTCATGGGATAATGCTGATAGTCAGAGGTCTGATAGTCAGAGGTTCGAGTCATGGGATGCTGCTGATGAGGATGGAAGCATTGATCTTACCGTTGGGAAGGGAAAGCAAGAGAAGGGTAAAAAAGTCAATTCAGAAATAATGGTTGAAAAGGAGTTGGGTGTGGACAAATTAGAGATTGCAAGGACGTTTTCGCAGCCCCGTCGAGAAATTAACAAGACCAAGGTGTTGGAAAGGCTTAATTCTGATGTGCAGAGATTGACAAACCTTCAAATCACAGTACAAGATTTGAAGAGGAAAATGGAGATTACTGAGAAGGGCAAAAAGGGAAAGGAGGGTAAGGATACCGTCGATCGTGATACACTGAAGGAGCAGCTGGTAGAAGCTGAGGAGGCCATAATGAAGTTTTTCGATCTTAATGGGAAATTGATGAAGAGTGTTGAAGACGGATTCTTTTCTGCTGCTGATGCTAAACCTGGGATGGACTCAGAAGAGAGTGGAAATgccaggaggaggaggatttcAGAACAAGCGCGAAGAGTGTCTGAGAAAATTGGGCGGTTGCAGTTGGAAGTACAGAAAATACAGTTTGTTTTGCTGAAACTTGATGATGAAAGCGAAAAGGAGCTCAAAGCAAAGGCTAGAATCGCGGAAGCAAAGAGAAGGATTCTGCTACGCGACTATTTATACGGTGGTGGGAGAAACATCAACAAGAAAAAGCGATCGGCTTTTTGTGCTTGTGTCCAGCCTTCAACGAGGGGAGACTGA
- the LOC131297980 gene encoding protein ANTAGONIST OF LIKE HETEROCHROMATIN PROTEIN 1, whose product MPPLKKIKKSKRDAKKLKKRRSVSVVPTDSKAANDSDWWDSFWHKNSPTLESPVPFDEAEGFKYFFRISKKTFDYICSLVREDLISRPPSGLINIEGRLLSVEKQVAIALRRLASGESQVSVGASFGVGQSTVSQVTWRFIEALEERAKHHLKWPDPVRMEEIKSKFKASFGLPSCCGAIDATHIVMTLPAVETSDDWCDQEKNYSMFLQGIVDGDMRFLDIVTGWPGGMPISRLLKFSGFYKLCDGGHRLNGNAITTPDGAQIKEYIVGGVNYPLLPWLITPYESGDVSTEVSDFNRMHEAARSLAVKALSQLKGSWRILSKVMWRPDKQKLPSVILVCCLLHNIIIDSGDNLRADVALSGHHDSGYVEQCCKQVDPLGKTKREDLVKHLQLSKQNALPN is encoded by the exons ATGCCTCCTCTGAAGAAGATAAAGAAATCGAAACGGGATGCCAAGAAACTGAAGAAACGGAGAAGCGTAAGCGTAGTTCCCACTGACAGTAAAGCAGCCAATGACTCCGACTGGTGGGATAGTTTTTGGCACAAGAACTCTCCAACCTTAG AGTCACCAGTACCTTTTGATGAGGCAGAAGGATTCAAATATTTCTTTCGCATATCGAAGAAAACATTTGATTACATATGTTCACTTGTccgagaagatcttatttcgaGACCGCCTTCTGGTCTCATCAACATTGAGGGGAGGCTGCTCAGTGTTGAGAAACAAGTTGCTATTGCCCTACGAAGGTTGGCCTCTGGGGAGTCCCAAGTTTCAGTGGGAGCCTCCTTTGGAGTTGGCCAGTCCACAGTATCCCAGGTAACTTGGCGATTCATTGAAGCGTTAGAAGAGCGTGCCAAGCACCATCTCAAGTGGCCTGATCCTGTTAGAATGGAGGAAATTAAGTCCAAATTTAAGGCATCTTTTGGATTGCCCAGTTGTTGTGGGGCCATAGATGCAACCCATATTGTCATGACCCTTCCAGCAGTTGAAACTTCAGATGACTGGTGTGACCAGGAGAAAAACTACAGCATGTTTTTGCAAGGAATAGTTGATGGTGATATGAGATTTCTTGATATTGTGACTGGTTGGCCTGGGGGTATGCCTATTTCTAGACTACTGAAGTTTTCGGGATTTTACAAACTCTGTGATGGTGGCCATCGCTTGAATGGAAATGCAATAACGACTCCCGACGGAGCACAGATTAAAGAATATATTGTGGGTGGAGTTAATTACCCTCTTCTTCCATGGCTCATTACACCTTATGAAAGTGGTGACGTCTCAACCGAGGTATCGGATTTCAATAGAATGCATGAGGCTGCTAGGTCGCTTGCAGTGAAAGCATTGTCACAGTTAAAGGGAAGTTGGAGAATCCTTAGTAAGGTTATGTGGAGACCAGATAAGCAGAAATTGCCGAGTGTTATCTTGGTCTGTTGTTTACTTCACAATATTATTATCGACAGTGGAGACAATTTACGTGCAGATGTTGCCTTATCTGGTCACCATGATTCGGGCTATGTCGAACAGTGCTGTAAGCAAGTTGATCCATTGGGGAAAACCAAGAGGGAAGACTTGGTTAAACACTTGCAGCTTAGCAAACAGAATGCTCTGCCCAATTAG